From the genome of Candidatus Krumholzibacteriia bacterium:
GGCCTGTACGGAGATCGTGAGATGAAGGACATTGAGGCACTGGTAAGAGTGGCCTTAGAGCATTGCAAGTGAGCACTCACCAGATCTTCTCGCGCGGGTGGCCATGAAATGCTCACAAAAGGGGCATTCTAAGTATCGCTAGAACCCCTGTCTCGCTTATCGGCATGGAACCACAACTGCACCCTAGCCTCTATGTGTCTCCGAAACTAGCTCACCTTAGGCGAAGATCCTGCGATCTTCATCCCAATGCCGGTCAAGGCTTGCAATCTGAAGGAGTGTTGTCACCAGTTCCTCCTCCTGCCCGGACATATAGAACGATTCCCAATCTTCAAGTAAGCAAGCGCACTGTTCTCTAGCCAAGAGGCGCTGAATTGTGGGCAAGTCAGAATTGGGGATTCCGAGATCTTCGAGGACTCTTGCAAGCCCTGAGAACATTTTCCTATCACCGATGGTAGCAGCATTCTCCCTTCCACCGAGGCTTCCCCACTGCTCAGAGGGGCAGAGGAATTCGATACATTGACCCTCAAAGAGGTCTCCGCTGACGAAGTAATCTGAGTTTTCCAAGCTAACTTCTGAGGTATTTTCCAAATCAAATCCAGTCATTTGGCTTCCTTTCGCGTTAAATCACCATTTCCATACAGCGTCTCCTCCACCACCCTCCTCGCCTTCTCCAGATAGTCCCTGGCGTACTCCCTTGCCTTCTCCAGGTGTTTCTTCCTCACAAAGTAGGTCTTGCTTGCGCCCCACACATCGCCGTCGCACTCTTCATAGAGTCCGGGCATGTTGTCCAGAAAGCTGTGTTCCATGGTGCTGATGCTGCTGTCATCCAGTTCCAGCCCAATCCCGGCCTCCCTGAATCGCCTGGGCAATTCATCCCACTCCTCATCGCTCAGGGGTCTTTCCTCTTCATCGTGGGGATCGTCTTCCTTTATCTCAAAGGCCCTCACATGCAGGTTTTGCAGTAGCGCGCCTACCTTATGAAACTCCGGGAAATCACACAGGACATCAAACTGACCCTCGCTTCCACAGCTAAAGGCAATCTCCACTCCTTCCAGATCCTCCATCCCGCTTGCCTTTTCATATTCATCGATGGCACAGAACATCGCGGACAGTTTCTTCGAAAGAGCCGATATCTTCTCCGCGGGACAGCAGAGCTCGTTGTAGTGCTTGTACTGCTGGACACCGGGGAGCCTTTCCACGAATTCTTCAGGATCACACTCCAGAAAATCAGGAAAGCCCTGTTCATCCATGCGAGCCATGAAGGCGTGGAATCCCTGCCGGTAATCCACGGGAACTCCCTTCTTGTCCCGCTCAAGGCGGGAGATCTTACTACGCGCCCTGAGAATCTCCCAGATCTGCCATCCCTCGCCCCTCTCATACTCCTCCGGAGACCAGTTCCAGCCGTCCAGTGCAAAGGAACCCAGTTTCACCAGTTTCTCGTTCATGATCAGCCTCCTTGTTGGCTTGTCGACGGGCCGAGGTAGCTTGTCTCAATCCCGGCCTCACTCAGTATGAGCGAACTTCCCCCGGATGTGATGATCGCATGAAGCCGCACCCCGGACAGTTTCTCCAATAGTTGCGGGTCGGGTTCCTCGACTTCGCCATCCGTGACGATGAGGGCTGCCCGGGGGCGTGTTTTTGCGATGTGTTCGAGGACGCAGTTGATGCTGGTTCCCCCTGTGGAGTCTGTCTGAAGCTCTCCCCTGTGGATTTTTGCGCGGCTCACAGTGGTGCTGAAAGCCAGAAGGGGTTTGCGGATCCACTGCGACAAGCGACTGAGGAGGCAGACAATGGCCTCCAGCTCTCCTTCCATGGATCCGCTCACATCCAGATATACCTGCGCAGCATTTGAGCTGACCGTCTGCACCCCTTCCCAGCGGGCGACAGGGAGGAAAGTGCTCCAGAGGCTTCGAAGTGCTGCCCTTCGGTCACTTTCGGAGCAGTAGGGGAGCAGGTAGCCGGTAACATCCTCTTCACTTTTCCTCCCCAGTCCTCGTCCATGAACCAGAAGACTTTTCAGAATCTCCAGGGTCTCTTCTTTCCAGAGAGAAGTTTCCCACTTTCTGACCTTGATGCCTTTCAGGGGCCCTCCCGAGCCACGCCCATCCTTCCAGAGGCACTTCTGATCCATGGTTTCGAGAACCCGCCCCAGTGCTTCTTTCAGTGCGTCTTCCCCGTTTTCTGCCGGACTGACATCCGGTCCGGCTTCGTTTTCCTCAAGTGCTCCTTTTCCCAATTCCTCGTGGTTACCAATCAGGAAGACATCATATCCTGGAAGCTGAAGATCTTCCGCGAGACCCCGGATGTCTTCTACCATCAGCCTGCCCTCGTAGAGGGATTGCCAGATGTTCTTCAGACTGCGTTCCTTCTTTTCCTCCTCGGAGAGCTGTTTCAGCTTGTGAGACAGTGCCATCGCCTGAGCAAAGCAGGTCACTTTTTCATAAGGAGGCTCCTCCTCTGTCGTCATCGGCCTGAGGAGACGATGATAGCCGGGAACATCCGCATAGAAGCTGCTGAAGAGGGAACTGTACTCTTCGCCGAACTTCCGGTGAATGATGGCATTGATCACGGAGTCAGTAGCCAGGTGCAGGGCAGGGGTCACCGAGTCATAGGTCTCTGTGTGGCGAAGAAGAACATGCAGAAACTCATGGATCAGCACCGCTTTGACATGAGCCTCCGTCCGGCAGTTCTCCCGGAGGAAGTCCAGGTTGACCCGGAGGCGGGACGGTTTCTCACAGGTGACCGAGAGCGAAGGAACCTGATCCGTGAACTCGACTTTCAATATCTTCAATACCGCTCGCATGGCGACAGGATTCTCGTCGATCAGTTCCCTATAGATGCTTCGGAACAGCTTTTCGTTCATTTGTAAAACCTGTCTCCCGCGTAGAGGTGGACCTGTCGGCGGAGGCTTCTTTGAGTCCAGATCAGCGGACGCTTCGGGTCATAGATGTTCTCTCCGGAGAGCCCCAGGACGAAAGCGTGGAGAAGAACCTCCCAGGGGTCCGTGCACTCGGAGAGCTCCCTGCTCAGGGGGGATTCCTCGACAAGCCTCGGCCCGGAAGGAAGATCCAGCATCATGCGGATCTCCCTTTCTCCCCCGGGGGCCAGGCGACGGCAGAGATCCTCAACAGCCTCGACGGGATTGACAAGAAGCACCTTGGGCAGCGCCGCAGAGAACACCAGAGGCAGGGGAGCCTTCTTGTCCTTTGCCCCGAGAATGGAGCATTGGACCTTCCTGCTGCACTTGTATCGAGACCCGACAAAAGCGCGAGATGAGTGAGGCCTGTTCCTGTTGATTTCTCTATTGATCTTTCTCATGCGCTTTTCCAATCGTAGAAGAGGTCTTCGGGTTCGGAGGGCGATTTCTTTTCCAGACTTGAATAGACCTTCAGGCAACGATGAAAGTCCCGGAGGATCTCCTCAGGATCCTCGGGGAGGAGTCCTTCTGTCAGGCTCCAGCACAGCAACTGACGGGACAGTGCTTTCGTGCTGCCTTTCAATCCTCTCAGGGCTTTTCGGATTTTGGGGATGTCCGGGTGATCCTCGGTGTCGTTCTCGTTGTGTTCCTTCCAGGAGATCTTGCCACTGATGTTGATGACCTCTTTCGCAATCTTCGCAAGGTCATTGACTCCCTCGGCACCGATGGGAAGGAGACCTTCCAGGGCTGCGGGGAATGTGGCGAAAGCAAAGGTAGTGGAGCGAAGGCGACTCTCATCGGAAATCAACTGTTCGATGGCCAGGGTTCCCGTGTCCGGATCCTCCGTGGACTCACAAAGAAGAAAGGCCTTGGCGGCAAGATCCTTCTCAAGGAGGAATGTCTGAAGCCAGCGCTTGGCAGGGTTGTCGAAAACGGTGTTCCATGCGATGGCAGCCGCGGAGCGAATCTTATACTCCTCCGGCGCATCGCCCCATGCTTTCTGGGGGATGCTGGCCGTGACAATCCGGTAGAGAAAGTCCCGGTCCATTTCCCGTCCGGAGACAATTCTGCAGGCAAGTAGAGTTCGGCTCAGCATGCGAACACGGCGCGGAGAAATACGGACTTCTACATCGTCGAGTGCATCAGCCAGACTGCAGGCATAGTCCTGCGCCCAGGGGTGGGGGTTCTTGAGAAGCATCTCAAACTCCCTCCGCCAGTGGCGAACCCACTGGGAGATCACTCCTCCGTCATTGGCGACAACCCCCTCGCTCCCTGGTTTGGCGATCTTTCTTTGATCCTCCCGGTCCAGTTGTGACCAGTCCTTGACCTCAAGGAGCACCGCAAAGCGGTCTGCAAGTGCGGGGTCCAGAGCCTCGGATCCCAGATAATCCTCCGTGGATCCTGAAACAGGGTTCATGGCAGCCCAGCGGTACTTCAGCGTGTCGAGGGAGATCCCCTGCACCTTTCTCTCGTGAACCAGAGAAAACAGACGGTTCTGGTGTTCGGGTTTGCAGCGACTGATCTCGTCCACGAGAACCGATTCGGAGCCCCAGATGGTGGCCGGAGTCTCCATGAAGCGGACATTCTCCTTCGCTTCGTCGGGATAGGGGAATCCGACGAGATCATCGAAGGCAATCAGGCTTGCATTGTAATGGCGGTGTTCAAGCCCCATCGCCTCCGAGATGCTGTTCAGCAGGAATGTTTTTCCCGTGCCGCTATTGCCGATGAGAAGAAGGGGATCCTCCGTGACCAGCGCGGCCAGGATGATTTCTTCATCCTGCTTGAAGCCAAAGGCACCGAGGTCTTCGAGGGAGGGTCTCCGTTCCTTCGAGTGAAGGCGCGAGACGATATTTGACGACATAAAAAAGCCTCCTTTGGCGGGTTTCCGCACAAGGAAGCTGACAGCCCGAAGGGCCTCCCGTTTGTTTGCCGGGTTGGCCACATCTCCTCCTTTCGGAGGGAACCACCTTGCCCGGGAAGGCAGGTTGGTGGAGCTACAGCTCACTCTTGATGCTGAACGAAATATACACCGCTTCGTTTCTTCTTGCAAGTGTTGAATTGCGGGAACCGATATTAGTTCCAGGAGTATCAATAAATCGTGTTCCGGGATGGAACGATGTCCTCCACTCCCGATTTTCTCACCCATCTTCATTTCTTTCCCCCCGGCCGGTCTGACAGGCCTGCCGAAAGGAGTCGTATGACCGAAGTGGAACAGATGACGCTTCCTCCTCGCCCTCCCCTTTTCAATCCCGCTCTCGAGCCTCCAAAATCCCTGATGCCCAAGCGGGGCCCCAACAAATGCGAGTTTCTCTGTACGGTGGACTGGTATTTTTCTCCCTGGAGCGAGCGTTCCGCGGATTATTACCTCCAGTCCCGGCGCAACTGGTGGCTTCTGCGTTCCTGGGAAGAGGACGAGGGTTGGAAGCTATGTGCTGCGGCACC
Proteins encoded in this window:
- a CDS encoding AAA family ATPase: MSSNIVSRLHSKERRPSLEDLGAFGFKQDEEIILAALVTEDPLLLIGNSGTGKTFLLNSISEAMGLEHRHYNASLIAFDDLVGFPYPDEAKENVRFMETPATIWGSESVLVDEISRCKPEHQNRLFSLVHERKVQGISLDTLKYRWAAMNPVSGSTEDYLGSEALDPALADRFAVLLEVKDWSQLDREDQRKIAKPGSEGVVANDGGVISQWVRHWRREFEMLLKNPHPWAQDYACSLADALDDVEVRISPRRVRMLSRTLLACRIVSGREMDRDFLYRIVTASIPQKAWGDAPEEYKIRSAAAIAWNTVFDNPAKRWLQTFLLEKDLAAKAFLLCESTEDPDTGTLAIEQLISDESRLRSTTFAFATFPAALEGLLPIGAEGVNDLAKIAKEVINISGKISWKEHNENDTEDHPDIPKIRKALRGLKGSTKALSRQLLCWSLTEGLLPEDPEEILRDFHRCLKVYSSLEKKSPSEPEDLFYDWKSA